The following is a genomic window from Bacillota bacterium.
TATCCTTACGAGGTAGCGCTACCGTCTACATTACACGTTTCTGGAGTTATCCTGGCAGACCAAGTAAAAAGTTTTGATTGGAAGGCGCGTAATGCTAAGTTTATTGAAACACTACCACAAGCAAAGATGCAGGAAGTGCTGGGAAAACTAAACACATTGTTATAGCTGGCGTCCGACTGCTTGGCATTACTCAGATAACTCTTGA
Proteins encoded in this region:
- the mazF gene encoding endoribonuclease MazF — its product is MVSYVPARGDLVWLDFSPQTGHEQSGHRPAVCLSPRQYNQKVGLALFCPITAQSKGYPYEVALPSTLHVSGVILADQVKSFDWKARNAKFIETLPQAKMQEVLGKLNTLL